One genomic segment of Mycolicibacterium neworleansense includes these proteins:
- the dnaA gene encoding chromosomal replication initiator protein DnaA, with protein MTADPDPPFVAVWNSVVAELNGDRDPESGLAGDPAAPQLTPQQRAWLKLVEPLVIAEGFALLSVPTTFVQNEIERHLREPIINALSRKLGQRVELGVRIATPSEEPEDSPAETADTPAVAVEPAVDADEIDDDSAAKVSVEETWPTYFSSPQRDSTVSDDNAVNLNRRYTFDTFVIGASNRFAHAATLAIAEAPARAYNPLFIWGESGLGKTHLLHAAGNYAQRLFPGMRVKYVSTEEFTNDFINSLRDDRKASFKRSYRDIDILLVDDIQFIEGKEGIQEEFFHTFNTLHNANKQIVISSDRPPKQLATLEDRLRTRFEWGLITDVQPPELETRIAILRKKAQMDRLDVPDDVLELIASSIERNIRELEGALIRVTAFASLNKTRIDKSLAEVVLRDLIADATTMQISTAAIMAATAEYFETTVEELRGPGKTRALAQSRQIAMYLCRELTDLSLPKIGQAFGRDHTTVMYAEKKIRGEMAERREVFDHVKELTTRIRQRAKR; from the coding sequence TTGACAGCGGACCCCGACCCACCATTCGTCGCCGTCTGGAACAGCGTCGTAGCCGAACTCAACGGCGATCGCGATCCGGAGTCCGGTCTCGCCGGTGATCCAGCCGCCCCTCAGCTGACCCCTCAGCAAAGGGCCTGGCTCAAGCTCGTAGAACCGCTCGTGATCGCCGAGGGGTTTGCTCTGCTCTCAGTTCCCACCACCTTCGTCCAGAACGAGATCGAGCGTCACCTCCGCGAACCCATCATCAATGCGCTGAGTCGCAAACTCGGACAGCGCGTCGAGCTGGGTGTGCGCATCGCCACCCCTTCCGAGGAACCCGAGGACTCCCCCGCCGAGACGGCCGATACCCCGGCCGTCGCCGTGGAGCCGGCCGTCGACGCCGACGAGATCGACGACGACAGCGCCGCCAAGGTCAGCGTGGAAGAGACCTGGCCCACCTACTTCAGCAGCCCGCAGCGTGACTCCACCGTGAGCGACGACAACGCGGTCAACCTCAACCGGCGCTACACCTTCGACACCTTCGTCATCGGTGCGTCCAACCGCTTCGCCCATGCCGCCACCCTGGCCATCGCCGAAGCACCCGCGCGGGCCTACAACCCGTTGTTCATCTGGGGTGAATCCGGCCTCGGGAAGACGCATCTGCTGCACGCGGCCGGAAACTATGCGCAACGTCTCTTCCCCGGTATGCGCGTGAAGTACGTCTCCACAGAGGAATTCACGAACGACTTCATCAACTCGCTGCGCGACGACCGCAAGGCCTCGTTCAAGCGCAGTTACCGCGACATCGACATCCTGCTCGTCGACGACATCCAGTTCATCGAAGGCAAGGAAGGTATCCAGGAAGAGTTCTTCCACACCTTCAACACGCTGCACAACGCCAACAAGCAGATCGTCATCTCCTCGGACCGCCCGCCCAAGCAGCTGGCCACCCTCGAGGACCGGCTGCGTACCCGCTTCGAGTGGGGCCTGATCACCGATGTCCAGCCGCCCGAGCTGGAGACGCGCATCGCGATCCTTCGTAAGAAGGCGCAGATGGATCGTCTGGACGTGCCCGATGACGTGCTCGAGCTCATCGCCAGCAGCATCGAACGCAACATCCGCGAACTCGAGGGTGCGCTCATCCGTGTCACTGCCTTCGCCTCGCTGAACAAGACCCGGATCGACAAGTCACTGGCCGAAGTCGTGTTGCGCGATCTCATCGCCGACGCCACGACCATGCAGATCAGTACCGCCGCGATCATGGCGGCCACCGCCGAATACTTCGAGACCACCGTCGAGGAACTGCGCGGGCCCGGTAAGACCCGTGCGCTGGCGCAGTCCCGCCAGATCGCCATGTATCTGTGCCGTGAGCTCACCGATCTGTCCCTGCCCAAGATCGGCCAGGCGTTCGGGCGTGACCACACCACGGTGATGTACGCGGAGAAGAAGATCCGCGGCGAGATGGCCGAGCGGCGTGAGGTCTTCGACCACGTGAAAGAACTCACCACCCGGATTCGCCAGCGCGCCAAGCGCTGA
- the rpmH gene encoding 50S ribosomal protein L34, with protein MAKGKRTFQPNNRRRARVHGFRLRMRTRAGRAIVANRRSKGRRALTA; from the coding sequence GTGGCCAAGGGCAAGCGGACCTTCCAGCCCAACAACCGCCGCCGTGCGCGCGTGCATGGGTTCCGGCTGCGGATGCGCACTCGCGCCGGCCGCGCCATCGTCGCCAACCGTCGTAGCAAGGGCCGTCGCGCACTCACTGCGTGA